A single region of the Coregonus clupeaformis isolate EN_2021a chromosome 16, ASM2061545v1, whole genome shotgun sequence genome encodes:
- the LOC121584135 gene encoding cytoplasmic tRNA 2-thiolation protein 1 produces the protein MPVLCSSCAEKRAVLKRPKTAHSLCKECFFWAFEEEVHQTIMSAQLFKDGETVGIGASGGKDSTVLAHLMKVLNERYNYGLKLLLLSVDEGITGYRDDSLETVKRNQQQYELPLKIVSYEELYGWTMDAIVKQIGLKNNCTFCGVFRRQALDRGAMMLKVDKICTGHNADDVAETVLMNVLRGDIARLRRCTAISTASEGEGVVPRCKPLKYAYEKEIVLYAYFKKLDYFSTECIYSPNAYRGHARTFLKDLEAVRPSAIMDVIHSGENLSVREGVKMPIQGTCGRCGYISSQALCKSCVLLEGLNRGLPRLGIGKHHRLHGKILSQQPLTQAEERKLKAVDF, from the exons ATGCCAGTCCTTTGTAGCAGCTGTGCTGAGAAGCGTGCAGTGCTGAAACGTCCAAAGACAGCCCATTCCCTGTGCAAAGAGTGCTTCTTCTGGGCCTTTGAGGAGGAGGTGCATCAGACAATAATGTCAGCGCAGCTCTTCAAAGATGGAGAGACTGTGGGCATTGGTGCCTCGGGTGGGAAGGACTCCACTGTGCTGGCACACCTCATGAAGGTCCTAAATGAGCGCTATAACTACGGCCTGAAACTACTGCTGCTGTCTGTGGACGAGGGCATCACAGGTTACCGTGACGACTCCTTGGAGACTGTGAAGAGGAACCAGCAGCAGTATGAGCTACCTCTGAAGATTGTGTCCTATGAGGAGCTGTATGGCTGGACAATGGATGCCATAGTGAAGCAAATCGGACTGAAGAACAATTGCACTTTCTGTGGAGTGTTCCGAAGGCAGGCACTGGACAGGGGAGCCATGATGCTGAAGGTTGATAAGATATGTACAG GTCACAACGCTGATGACGTGGCAGAGACAGTTCTGATGAATGTCCTCCGAGGAGACATCGCCCGTCTGCGTCGCTGCACTGCCATCAGCACAGCCAGCGAGGGCGAGGGGGTAGTGCCACGCTGCAAGCCCCTCAAATACGCCTACGAGAAGGAGATTGTCCTCTACGCCTACTTCAAGAAGCTGGACTACTTCTCCACAGAGTGCATTTACTCCCCCAACGCCTACCGAGGTCACGCCCGCACCTTCCTGAAAGACCTGGAGGCTGTGCGGCCCAGCGCCATCATGGACGTCATCCACTCTGGGGAGAACCTGTCAGTGAGGGAGGGTGTGAAGATGCCCATTCAGGGGACCTGCGGCCGCTGTGGCTACATCTCCAGCCAGGCGCTGTGTAAATCCTGTGTTCTGCTGGAGGGCCTGAACCGTGGCCTGCCTAGACTAGGAATCGGCAAGCACCACCGCCTCCACGGGAAGATCCTCTCACAGCAGCCTCTGACccaggcagaggagaggaagcTCAAGGCTGTGGACTTCTGA